A genomic stretch from Nocardia wallacei includes:
- a CDS encoding DeoR/GlpR family DNA-binding transcription regulator, protein MTAATDRSQRWNRLLELLADTGRLSVEEAAERLGVSPATVRRDFTALADQQLATRTHGGIVATQVAYELPARYRSGDAAKQRVAEYAAGLLDPAEVVGLNGGTTTTAVARALARRPDLPNTADHQMTIVTNALNIAGEMVLRPQLRTICLGGMARRESYELHGPLAERALAELRLDTVVLGVDALSAEGGAQCRHLDEAGINAEMARRARRVVVVATAEKLQRTALARICPIEDIEILVLDTAADPAQVARIRETGVRVELV, encoded by the coding sequence ATGACCGCCGCGACCGATCGCTCCCAGCGCTGGAACCGGTTGCTGGAGCTGCTGGCCGACACCGGACGGCTGTCGGTGGAGGAGGCCGCCGAGCGGCTCGGGGTCTCTCCCGCCACCGTCCGCCGCGACTTCACCGCCCTCGCCGACCAGCAGCTGGCCACCCGCACGCACGGCGGCATCGTCGCCACTCAGGTCGCCTACGAACTGCCGGCCCGGTATCGCAGCGGCGACGCGGCCAAGCAGCGGGTCGCGGAATACGCTGCGGGACTGCTGGATCCGGCCGAGGTGGTCGGCCTCAACGGCGGCACCACGACCACGGCGGTGGCCCGCGCGCTGGCCCGGCGCCCGGATCTGCCGAATACCGCCGACCATCAGATGACCATCGTCACCAACGCCCTCAACATCGCCGGCGAGATGGTGTTGCGCCCCCAGCTGCGCACCATCTGTCTCGGCGGCATGGCCCGCCGCGAATCCTACGAACTGCACGGCCCGCTGGCCGAACGCGCCCTGGCCGAACTGCGGTTGGACACGGTGGTTCTCGGCGTCGACGCGCTCTCCGCCGAGGGCGGCGCCCAGTGCCGCCACCTCGACGAGGCGGGCATCAATGCCGAAATGGCAAGGCGCGCCCGCCGAGTCGTCGTCGTAGCCACCGCCGAGAAACTGCAGCGCACCGCCCTGGCCCGCATCTGCCCCATCGAGGACATCGAGATCCTCGTCCTCGACACCGCCGCCGACCCGGCCCAGGTCGCGCGCATCCGAGAGACGGGCGTCCGCGTGGAACTAGTGTGA
- a CDS encoding DUF397 domain-containing protein, with protein MSIDLSRAKWFKSSRSGSQKDCVEVAHLDGGMVGMRDSKDRGGPALVFHPAEWDAFTAGVQAGEFDRG; from the coding sequence GTGAGCATCGATCTCTCCCGGGCCAAGTGGTTCAAGTCCAGTCGCAGCGGCTCGCAGAAGGATTGCGTGGAGGTGGCGCACCTGGATGGGGGGATGGTCGGGATGCGGGACTCCAAGGATCGGGGTGGTCCGGCGCTCGTCTTTCACCCCGCCGAGTGGGATGCCTTCACGGCTGGCGTGCAGGCTGGGGAGTTCGACCGGGGGTAG
- a CDS encoding helix-turn-helix domain-containing protein, which produces MATSGSTLARRALGRQMHMLRERAAVKQAEAARIIGVSAQSIGRLEDGQNTRPNDIFLNILCDSYGASDKERRTVLALAHEVRTAHKHGGGWWRGYADQFIGDFDHYLALEEAASRLTIWRVSILPGLLQTPNYRRAIAWAESPDVPTEEIEKRIEWSTRRQACLDDPCFEVHALLSEAVLRDHAGGPAVMSEQLVRLVELSELPNVSVRVVPFAARSILGSYVGSFSLLEFPPLQQSKTVEPPVVYVEEYAGDLYLEQDEDVNRYRRALREIDRVALEQEKSRAFILAVAKEYGE; this is translated from the coding sequence ATGGCAACATCTGGATCTACCCTCGCACGCCGGGCATTGGGGCGTCAGATGCATATGCTTCGCGAGCGTGCGGCGGTCAAGCAGGCAGAGGCCGCGAGAATCATCGGCGTCTCCGCGCAGAGCATCGGCCGGTTGGAGGACGGCCAGAACACCCGGCCCAACGACATCTTCCTGAACATCCTCTGCGACTCCTACGGTGCTTCGGACAAGGAACGACGAACGGTGCTGGCCCTGGCCCACGAGGTGCGGACGGCCCACAAGCACGGTGGTGGGTGGTGGCGTGGCTACGCGGATCAGTTCATCGGGGACTTCGATCACTATCTGGCCTTGGAGGAAGCGGCCAGTCGCCTCACGATATGGCGGGTATCGATCCTCCCCGGCCTGCTACAGACCCCGAACTACCGTCGTGCAATCGCTTGGGCTGAATCGCCGGATGTGCCTACTGAAGAAATCGAGAAGCGCATCGAGTGGTCCACACGCAGACAAGCATGTCTCGATGACCCCTGTTTCGAGGTCCATGCCCTTCTCTCGGAGGCGGTGTTGCGAGACCACGCGGGCGGCCCAGCGGTGATGAGCGAGCAGTTGGTTCGGCTCGTGGAACTTTCTGAGCTGCCCAATGTTTCGGTACGGGTGGTTCCCTTCGCGGCGCGGAGCATACTGGGCTCATACGTTGGATCGTTCAGCTTGTTGGAGTTCCCTCCGCTGCAGCAGTCCAAGACAGTAGAGCCTCCGGTGGTCTACGTTGAGGAGTACGCGGGCGATCTCTACCTCGAACAGGACGAGGATGTGAATCGATATAGGCGTGCGTTGCGGGAGATCGACCGGGTAGCGTTGGAACAAGAGAAATCCAGGGCTTTCATCCTGGCTGTAGCGAAGGAGTATGGCGAGTGA
- a CDS encoding DUF4254 domain-containing protein, translating to MPRCRIADAGTGESKLPGKDLLLAAMRGMPHRSHPVLEAAAELAILHRCRAHSPGSPGDDEIDRQRAELVLAIDRFVLFVTPVPPGGAPLHTETIGTIVDRLAWHCTDAHITHADDEHAHGMAVLLLHKLADAYDELSEEVARGRRRLPSTFRP from the coding sequence ATGCCCCGCTGTCGGATTGCCGACGCCGGGACCGGTGAGTCGAAATTGCCCGGCAAGGATCTGCTGTTGGCCGCGATGCGCGGCATGCCGCACCGCTCGCATCCGGTATTGGAGGCCGCGGCCGAGCTCGCGATTCTGCACCGGTGCCGCGCGCATTCTCCTGGCAGTCCCGGAGACGACGAAATCGACCGGCAGCGTGCCGAATTGGTGCTGGCGATCGACAGATTCGTGTTGTTCGTAACTCCGGTACCTCCGGGTGGCGCTCCTTTGCATACCGAGACGATCGGCACCATTGTGGATCGGCTGGCTTGGCACTGCACCGACGCGCATATCACCCACGCCGACGACGAGCACGCGCACGGCATGGCGGTGCTGCTGTTGCACAAACTCGCCGATGCCTATGACGAACTCAGCGAAGAGGTGGCCCGTGGCCGCCGTCGCCTCCCCTCCACCTTCCGGCCCTGA
- a CDS encoding DUF4254 domain-containing protein: MESLPLKHSLLEACRGTAQDDNFVLRCACRLAELHEQRLGGTTSAVRGIDRDRARLVHDIDQWVATQLPRAHGGARLHTETVGTVVDRLAQFSALAYLTLTDAPESTVREAWRRLSELATAYDDLAADVSAGLCRLPDLSGDHSYEH, translated from the coding sequence GTGGAATCGCTCCCACTCAAACACAGCCTCCTGGAGGCATGCCGCGGGACGGCGCAGGACGATAATTTCGTGCTGCGCTGTGCCTGCCGGCTGGCCGAGCTGCACGAGCAGCGGCTCGGCGGGACAACGAGTGCCGTGCGCGGCATCGATCGCGATCGTGCCCGGCTGGTGCACGACATAGACCAGTGGGTCGCAACGCAATTGCCGCGTGCGCACGGCGGTGCGCGATTACATACCGAGACGGTGGGGACGGTGGTGGATCGGCTGGCGCAGTTCTCCGCACTGGCCTACCTGACGCTGACCGACGCCCCCGAATCGACGGTCCGCGAGGCGTGGCGGCGGTTGTCGGAACTGGCGACCGCCTACGACGATCTCGCCGCCGACGTCAGCGCCGGACTGTGTCGGCTACCCGACCTCAGCGGCGACCACTCCTACGAACACTGA
- a CDS encoding lipase family protein → MASARRWVARMWTVAVAVAVAATVVGAERSVVRANPLGEFVNPPRVLESVLPTPLGDPFYTPPPGFETRAPGDVLASRAVRNWFPIPVRSIELLIRSTNAKDEPVPVVATLLTPQKPWRGTGSRPLVSYNIPISSLGNTCAPSRQLQEGVQADQLSIGLLLAREYAVIVPDHQGPRQAYAAGRMGGHAVLDALRAAGHLGVAEVRPDSPIVMSGYSGGAIATGWAAQLAGEYAPELPVVGSLIGGVPADYDQLRRTMNGSIGAAGIFLAAALGLAREYPELLTLLNDNGWRLAHLLKDICVGGETVLGSLVPLKVEDFTDVPDPTALPMVRKILADNRLGALAPRSPALIYHGVHEYWLPFEQARNLYGDWCARGAQVRLAPLPGEHFVVGALAIPATGAWVADMFAGRAVPPGCSVAG, encoded by the coding sequence GTGGCGAGTGCACGGCGGTGGGTGGCCCGGATGTGGACTGTGGCCGTGGCGGTCGCGGTGGCCGCGACCGTGGTCGGCGCGGAGCGGTCGGTGGTTCGCGCGAACCCCCTCGGTGAGTTCGTGAATCCACCGCGCGTACTCGAATCGGTGCTGCCGACCCCGCTGGGCGACCCGTTCTACACCCCGCCGCCCGGATTCGAAACGCGTGCTCCGGGAGACGTTCTCGCGTCCCGTGCCGTGCGTAACTGGTTCCCGATTCCGGTGCGGTCGATCGAGCTGCTGATCCGGTCCACGAACGCCAAGGACGAGCCGGTGCCGGTGGTCGCCACCCTGCTGACGCCGCAGAAACCTTGGCGCGGAACGGGTTCGCGGCCGCTGGTGTCCTACAACATCCCGATCTCCTCGCTCGGCAACACCTGTGCCCCGTCGCGGCAGTTGCAGGAGGGAGTGCAGGCCGATCAGCTGTCGATCGGACTGCTGCTGGCCCGCGAGTACGCCGTGATCGTGCCCGACCATCAAGGCCCGCGCCAGGCCTACGCGGCCGGGCGGATGGGCGGCCATGCCGTGCTGGACGCACTGCGGGCGGCCGGGCATCTCGGCGTGGCCGAGGTGCGGCCGGATTCGCCGATCGTGATGAGCGGCTACTCCGGCGGGGCCATCGCGACGGGGTGGGCGGCGCAACTGGCCGGGGAGTACGCGCCGGAACTGCCGGTGGTCGGTTCCCTGATCGGCGGCGTCCCAGCCGATTACGACCAGTTGCGGCGCACCATGAACGGGAGCATCGGCGCCGCCGGGATCTTCCTCGCCGCGGCGCTCGGACTGGCCCGCGAATACCCCGAACTGCTGACGTTGCTCAACGACAACGGCTGGCGGCTGGCGCACCTGCTCAAGGACATCTGCGTCGGCGGCGAGACCGTGCTCGGGTCGCTCGTCCCGCTGAAGGTCGAAGACTTCACCGACGTGCCCGACCCGACGGCGCTCCCGATGGTGCGAAAGATACTGGCGGACAACCGGCTCGGCGCACTCGCCCCACGCTCGCCCGCGCTGATCTACCACGGCGTCCACGAGTACTGGCTGCCGTTCGAGCAGGCACGGAACCTGTACGGCGACTGGTGCGCTCGTGGCGCCCAGGTCCGGCTGGCCCCGCTGCCGGGCGAACATTTCGTCGTGGGTGCGCTCGCCATCCCCGCGACCGGCGCGTGGGTGGCGGACATGTTCGCCGGTCGCGCGGTGCCGCCGGGCTGCTCGGTGGCCGGTTGA
- a CDS encoding ATP-dependent DNA ligase — protein MLLSQVVEASGAVRATSSRKSKIATLAGLLKQAEPAELAPVVAWVSGELPQGRIGTGWRTLTGLSVAPAAEPSLTVSAVHATFDELAGIAGSGSAERRRESLVALLSAATAAERDFLVRLLTGELRQGALTAIVAEAVAVAAEVPVDLVRRAHMLSGRLPVTAAAAMTGGAGALAEFRLEVGRPIQPMLASPGGSLAEAFAEFDGRVSVEHKLDGARIQVHRKGTQVWIFTRTLREITGNVPELVDLVLGLDCTSVVLDGETLALTDAGRPRPFQETMSRFALTPAEAEAADSAAAALGQSVPAATSTRELLLHPYFFDCLHLDGADLLDAPLSERRSALTAVAGAHSIPALVAPDAAAAAEFAEGALAAGHEGVVVKSLVSPYAAGRRGRAWQKIKPSHTLDLIVLGAEWGYGRRTGYLSNLHLGARDPDGGAPIMVGKTFKGLTDALLRWQTEEFPRHERTRDDHTVYLHPDLVVEIALDGVQVSPRYPGGVALRFARVLRYRPDKDPADADTITAVRALLSGAPPAAG, from the coding sequence GTGCTGTTGTCGCAAGTAGTCGAGGCGTCGGGCGCCGTGCGCGCGACATCGTCGCGCAAGAGCAAGATTGCCACACTGGCCGGACTGCTGAAACAGGCCGAGCCCGCCGAACTCGCGCCCGTGGTGGCGTGGGTGTCGGGGGAACTGCCGCAGGGCCGCATCGGCACCGGCTGGCGCACGCTCACCGGCTTGTCCGTGGCGCCCGCGGCGGAACCGAGCCTGACCGTGTCGGCCGTGCACGCGACCTTCGACGAACTGGCCGGAATCGCCGGTTCCGGCTCGGCGGAGCGCCGCCGGGAGTCGCTGGTGGCCCTGTTGTCGGCGGCGACGGCGGCCGAGCGGGATTTCCTCGTGCGGCTGCTCACCGGTGAGCTGCGGCAGGGCGCGCTGACCGCGATCGTCGCCGAGGCGGTCGCCGTCGCCGCCGAGGTGCCCGTCGACCTGGTCCGCCGCGCGCACATGCTGTCGGGGCGCCTGCCCGTCACGGCGGCGGCGGCGATGACCGGCGGCGCGGGTGCCCTGGCGGAATTCCGCCTGGAGGTCGGCCGTCCGATCCAGCCGATGCTCGCCTCGCCCGGCGGCTCGCTCGCGGAGGCCTTCGCCGAATTCGACGGGCGGGTGAGCGTGGAGCACAAACTCGACGGCGCGCGAATTCAGGTGCACCGCAAGGGAACTCAGGTGTGGATCTTCACCCGCACGCTGCGGGAGATCACCGGCAACGTGCCCGAACTGGTGGATCTGGTCCTGGGGCTGGACTGTACGAGCGTGGTACTGGACGGCGAGACGCTCGCACTCACCGATGCCGGGCGGCCCCGCCCGTTCCAGGAGACGATGAGCCGCTTCGCGCTGACACCGGCCGAGGCCGAAGCGGCCGACAGCGCGGCCGCGGCACTGGGCCAGTCGGTCCCCGCGGCGACCTCGACGCGCGAGCTGCTGCTGCATCCGTACTTCTTCGACTGCCTGCACCTCGACGGCGCCGACCTACTCGATGCTCCGCTGTCCGAGCGGCGTTCGGCGCTCACGGCGGTGGCCGGTGCGCACAGCATTCCGGCGCTCGTCGCACCCGACGCCGCCGCGGCGGCGGAGTTCGCCGAGGGCGCGCTCGCGGCGGGGCACGAGGGCGTCGTGGTCAAATCACTGGTCTCGCCCTACGCCGCCGGTCGCCGCGGCCGTGCCTGGCAGAAGATCAAGCCCTCGCACACCCTCGACCTGATCGTGCTGGGCGCGGAATGGGGCTACGGCCGCCGCACCGGCTACCTGTCGAACCTCCACCTGGGCGCGCGCGACCCGGACGGCGGCGCCCCGATCATGGTCGGCAAGACGTTCAAGGGACTTACCGACGCGCTACTGCGCTGGCAGACCGAGGAATTCCCGCGCCACGAACGCACCCGCGACGACCACACGGTGTACCTGCACCCCGACCTGGTGGTCGAGATCGCCCTCGACGGCGTACAGGTCAGTCCCCGCTACCCGGGCGGCGTGGCCCTACGCTTCGCCCGAGTCCTGCGCTACCGCCCCGACAAGGACCCCGCAGACGCCGACACCATCACCGCGGTACGCGCACTACTTTCGGGCGCTCCGCCCGCCGCAGGGTGA
- the ramB gene encoding acetate metabolism transcriptional regulator RamB → MAKTFVGARLRQLRTERGLSQISLAKKLEISASYLNQIEHDVRPLTVPVLLRISEVFGVDAGFFSSQDDTRLIAELQEVVMDQELAIEADAQEIAEMVSAHPSLARAMVNMHRRYRNTTAQLAAATEDRFSDGSGSGAISRPHEEVRDFFYQRQNYIHELDTAAEELATRMRFHGGDLKREIARRLTTAHGVQIVERIDLGEGVLHRFDPVARRLEIAPHLSGGQRVFKLAAELAYLECGELVEKLVEEGNFASEDSRTLAQLGLANYFAAALVLPYSYFHEVAEDFRYDIERLSAFFTQSYETICHRLSTLQRPKLRGVPFSFVRVDRAGNMSKRQSATGFHFSSSGGTCPLWNVYETFAYPGRIMTQIAQMPDGRKYLWIARTVERRATRYGEPSKTFAIGLGCELRHAGRVVYADGLDLNDPKATPIGAGCRVCERTNCPQRAFPPLGKSLDISEHRSSISPYVLR, encoded by the coding sequence ATGGCCAAGACTTTCGTCGGTGCGCGGCTGCGACAACTGCGCACCGAGCGCGGGCTGAGCCAGATCTCGCTCGCCAAGAAGCTGGAGATCTCGGCGAGCTACCTCAATCAGATCGAACACGACGTGCGCCCGCTCACCGTGCCGGTGCTGCTGCGCATCAGCGAGGTGTTCGGCGTCGACGCCGGCTTCTTCTCCTCCCAGGACGACACCCGCCTCATCGCCGAACTGCAGGAAGTCGTGATGGACCAGGAGCTGGCCATCGAGGCCGACGCCCAGGAGATCGCGGAGATGGTCTCGGCGCATCCGAGTCTGGCCCGGGCGATGGTGAACATGCACCGCCGCTACCGCAACACCACCGCCCAGCTCGCCGCCGCCACAGAGGACCGCTTCTCCGACGGCAGCGGCTCGGGCGCCATCTCCCGCCCGCACGAGGAGGTGCGCGACTTCTTCTATCAGCGGCAGAACTACATTCACGAATTGGACACCGCCGCGGAGGAACTCGCCACCCGGATGCGTTTCCACGGCGGTGATCTCAAGCGTGAGATCGCGCGGCGGCTCACCACCGCCCACGGCGTGCAGATCGTCGAGCGCATCGATCTCGGCGAGGGCGTGCTGCACCGCTTCGATCCCGTGGCACGGCGGCTGGAGATCGCGCCGCATCTGTCCGGCGGGCAGCGGGTGTTCAAACTCGCCGCCGAGCTGGCCTATCTCGAATGCGGCGAACTGGTCGAAAAACTCGTGGAGGAGGGCAATTTCGCCTCCGAGGACTCCCGCACGCTCGCGCAATTGGGGCTGGCGAACTACTTCGCGGCGGCCCTGGTGCTGCCCTACTCGTATTTCCACGAGGTCGCGGAGGATTTCCGGTACGACATCGAGCGATTATCGGCATTCTTCACCCAGAGCTACGAGACCATCTGTCACCGGCTCTCGACGCTGCAACGACCGAAGCTGCGTGGCGTGCCGTTCTCGTTCGTGCGCGTGGACCGGGCCGGGAACATGTCGAAACGCCAGTCCGCCACCGGTTTTCACTTCTCCTCGTCGGGCGGCACCTGCCCGCTGTGGAACGTCTACGAGACCTTCGCCTATCCGGGCCGGATCATGACGCAGATCGCCCAGATGCCCGACGGCCGCAAATACCTGTGGATCGCGCGCACCGTGGAGCGGCGCGCCACCCGTTACGGCGAACCGAGCAAGACCTTCGCCATCGGCCTCGGCTGCGAACTGCGGCACGCGGGCCGCGTCGTCTACGCCGACGGACTGGACCTCAACGACCCCAAGGCCACCCCCATCGGCGCGGGCTGCCGGGTGTGCGAGCGCACCAACTGCCCCCAGCGCGCCTTTCCCCCGCTGGGCAAATCCCTCGACATCAGCGAGCACCGGAGCTCGATTTCCCCGTACGTGCTGCGCTGA
- a CDS encoding carboxymuconolactone decarboxylase family protein encodes MVSTKPRIEPGRLRELGPVNWTVWQVISRAAGTADAHLFSTLGRTGGLFRGWLHYSGRLMPGGRLPRYETELAILRVAHLRDCDYETDHHIRLGRRAGITPEILDRLRTGPQAPGWSPRERALLTAVDQLVRTRDLDDTTWSALAAHYDERRLIEIVLLVNQYEGLASTITTLRIQTDH; translated from the coding sequence ATGGTGTCGACGAAGCCACGCATCGAACCGGGCCGTCTCCGCGAGCTGGGACCCGTCAACTGGACTGTCTGGCAGGTGATCTCGCGCGCCGCCGGGACGGCCGACGCACACCTGTTCAGCACCCTCGGCCGCACCGGCGGGCTGTTCCGCGGCTGGCTGCACTACTCCGGCCGCCTGATGCCCGGCGGCCGCCTCCCCCGCTACGAGACCGAACTGGCGATCCTGCGCGTCGCCCACCTGCGCGACTGCGACTACGAAACCGATCACCACATCCGGCTGGGCAGGCGCGCCGGCATCACCCCGGAAATCCTGGACCGCCTCCGCACCGGCCCGCAGGCCCCCGGCTGGTCGCCGAGGGAGCGCGCCCTCCTCACCGCCGTCGACCAACTCGTCCGAACCCGGGATCTCGACGACACCACCTGGTCGGCCCTGGCCGCCCATTACGACGAGCGCCGCCTCATCGAAATCGTCCTCCTCGTCAACCAGTACGAGGGCCTGGCCAGCACGATCACCACCCTGCGCATCCAGACCGACCACTAG
- a CDS encoding LLM class flavin-dependent oxidoreductase, whose product MTTLGAVFLPQNPPERVREVARIAEEVGLEELWFWEDCFFEGGVSAAAVALAATERLRVGVGVLPVPLRNVAIMAMEIATLERIFPGRGVWCVGHGVQEWMGQVGARVESPVTLLREYVEALRRLLAGERLTVEGRYVRLENVALDWAPARPPVVVAAATGPRTLRLVGEVADAAILTASTSTAALRRAVALLREGRAVSGRADAPRVLANLLTVPGPDAASRLRTELLRMGEHPSNDNASAEDRIGVAGDAQAVATAVVDLAAAGADTVILQPSADQDPVEFVRFVAGQIRPLVP is encoded by the coding sequence ATGACAACTCTGGGCGCTGTCTTCCTGCCGCAGAACCCGCCGGAGCGTGTGCGCGAGGTGGCGCGGATCGCGGAGGAGGTGGGGCTCGAGGAGCTGTGGTTCTGGGAGGACTGCTTTTTCGAGGGTGGGGTGTCGGCGGCCGCGGTCGCGCTCGCGGCGACCGAGCGGCTGCGGGTGGGTGTGGGCGTGCTGCCGGTGCCGCTGCGCAATGTGGCGATCATGGCCATGGAGATCGCCACGCTGGAGCGGATCTTTCCCGGGCGTGGCGTCTGGTGCGTCGGCCACGGCGTGCAGGAGTGGATGGGACAGGTCGGTGCGCGGGTCGAATCTCCGGTCACGCTCCTGCGCGAATATGTGGAGGCGCTGCGTCGGCTGCTCGCGGGTGAGCGGCTGACGGTCGAGGGCCGCTACGTCCGGCTAGAGAACGTCGCGCTCGACTGGGCGCCGGCGCGGCCGCCGGTCGTCGTCGCCGCGGCGACGGGCCCGCGCACACTGCGCCTGGTCGGTGAGGTCGCCGACGCCGCCATCCTCACGGCGAGCACCTCCACGGCCGCACTGCGCCGAGCGGTCGCACTCCTGCGGGAGGGCCGCGCGGTCTCCGGCCGCGCCGACGCCCCGCGCGTCCTGGCCAACCTGCTGACCGTCCCCGGTCCCGACGCCGCGTCCCGGTTGCGCACGGAACTGCTCCGAATGGGCGAGCACCCATCGAACGACAACGCCTCCGCCGAGGACCGCATCGGCGTGGCGGGCGATGCGCAAGCTGTCGCCACCGCCGTCGTCGACCTGGCCGCGGCCGGTGCCGACACGGTCATCCTGCAGCCCAGCGCCGATCAGGACCCGGTGGAATTCGTCCGCTTCGTCGCCGGACAGATCCGCCCACTGGTCCCGTGA
- a CDS encoding TetR/AcrR family transcriptional regulator yields the protein MREKGGARSGAGDPARTLELLWREPARTSGRGPKQRSSVDAVVAAAVEIADADGLEALTMRAVAARLGLTPMATYTYVPGKAELLDLMLDSVYGQMPRTDLTGLPWRERVSVIAAENRDMLARHPWVAYVPTTRPPLGPGVAAKYDHELRAFDGLGLDDVTMDAALTHLLGVVTAVARIDIDTRRAAADTGMSDREWWDRTAPILARVFDAQRYPLAARIGAATGAAHDSAYSATHAWEFGLARVLDGLAALIEQPPR from the coding sequence GTGCGAGAAAAGGGCGGGGCACGCAGCGGCGCCGGTGATCCGGCGCGCACGCTGGAACTGCTGTGGCGGGAACCGGCGCGGACGTCGGGCCGTGGTCCGAAGCAGCGCAGCAGCGTCGACGCGGTGGTGGCCGCGGCCGTCGAGATCGCGGATGCGGACGGACTGGAGGCATTGACCATGCGCGCGGTGGCGGCGCGGCTGGGGCTCACGCCGATGGCCACCTACACCTACGTGCCGGGCAAGGCGGAGCTGCTCGATCTGATGCTCGACTCGGTCTACGGGCAGATGCCGCGCACCGATCTCACCGGATTGCCTTGGCGGGAAAGGGTTTCGGTCATCGCGGCGGAGAACCGCGACATGCTCGCGCGACATCCGTGGGTGGCCTACGTGCCCACCACTCGTCCGCCGCTGGGTCCGGGCGTGGCCGCGAAGTACGACCACGAATTGCGGGCCTTCGACGGTCTCGGCCTGGACGACGTGACGATGGACGCCGCGCTCACCCACCTACTCGGCGTCGTCACCGCGGTGGCTCGCATCGACATCGACACCCGGCGGGCCGCCGCCGACACCGGCATGTCCGACCGGGAGTGGTGGGACCGCACGGCCCCCATCCTCGCCCGCGTCTTCGACGCGCAGCGCTATCCCCTCGCCGCCCGCATCGGCGCCGCCACCGGCGCGGCCCACGACAGCGCCTATTCGGCCACTCACGCTTGGGAATTCGGCCTGGCCCGCGTGCTGGACGGCTTGGCCGCCCTCATCGAACAGCCTCCCCGCTGA
- a CDS encoding VOC family protein, whose amino-acid sequence MNITASAISLNVPDPEASAKFLVEHFGFEIQMSADGFVSLGRADAGFNLIYLRTGLPTFKPARIAGAAGQGLLVAFVVDDIDAEYERVRRAGVPIVTPIETEPWGERYFQSIDPNGIVIQLVQWVGEPGAER is encoded by the coding sequence GTGAATATCACCGCGTCCGCCATCTCCCTGAACGTGCCCGACCCGGAGGCGTCGGCGAAGTTCCTGGTCGAGCACTTCGGTTTCGAGATACAGATGTCCGCTGACGGATTCGTGTCACTGGGGCGCGCCGACGCCGGATTCAACCTCATCTACCTGCGCACGGGGTTGCCGACCTTCAAACCCGCCCGCATCGCCGGCGCCGCCGGGCAGGGCCTGCTGGTGGCGTTCGTCGTCGACGACATCGACGCCGAGTACGAACGGGTCCGGCGCGCGGGCGTCCCGATCGTGACCCCGATCGAGACAGAGCCCTGGGGCGAGCGCTATTTCCAGAGCATCGACCCGAACGGGATCGTCATCCAGCTGGTGCAGTGGGTGGGCGAACCCGGCGCCGAACGGTAA
- a CDS encoding SDR family oxidoreductase — MTVAVTGASGQLGRLVVEALLRRGTGPIVAIARDRAKVADLAERGVEVREASYDDAAALDRALAGVGRVLLVSGNEFGARVDQHTTVVRAAQRAGVGLLAYTSIPRATENSMTLAQEHRATEAVLAESSVPHTILRNGWYWENYLGALGSAVASGVLYGAAGEGRVAAAARADYAEAAAAVLSDGEHAGRVYELGGDEHLTYADLARVISEVSGKPVRYQDLPEAEYAAALENSGLPAGYARVLADADTGIRAGLLDVTSGELQKLIGRPSTPVAEVFRAALAE, encoded by the coding sequence ATGACCGTCGCCGTTACCGGGGCCAGTGGGCAACTGGGTCGTCTCGTCGTGGAGGCGCTGCTGCGCCGGGGCACGGGGCCGATTGTCGCGATCGCGCGGGATCGGGCCAAGGTGGCTGACCTGGCCGAGCGCGGGGTCGAGGTGCGGGAGGCGTCGTATGACGATGCCGCGGCCCTCGATCGCGCTCTCGCCGGTGTCGGCCGCGTGCTGCTGGTGTCGGGCAACGAGTTCGGCGCGCGCGTGGACCAGCACACCACTGTCGTGCGTGCCGCGCAGCGGGCCGGAGTGGGCCTGCTGGCCTACACCAGCATTCCGCGCGCCACCGAGAACTCGATGACCTTGGCGCAGGAACATCGCGCCACCGAGGCCGTGCTCGCCGAATCGTCTGTGCCACATACGATTCTGCGCAACGGCTGGTACTGGGAGAACTATCTCGGCGCACTGGGGAGTGCGGTGGCGAGCGGCGTGCTGTACGGCGCCGCGGGCGAGGGCCGGGTGGCCGCCGCCGCGCGCGCCGACTATGCCGAGGCCGCCGCGGCGGTACTGAGCGACGGCGAGCACGCCGGACGCGTCTACGAACTCGGCGGCGACGAGCACCTCACCTATGCCGACCTCGCGCGGGTGATCTCCGAGGTGTCCGGCAAGCCGGTGCGCTACCAGGATCTGCCGGAAGCCGAATACGCCGCCGCACTGGAGAACTCGGGCCTGCCCGCCGGATACGCGCGGGTGCTGGCCGACGCGGACACCGGAATCCGGGCGGGCCTGCTCGATGTCACCAGCGGTGAGCTGCAGAAGCTGATCGGTCGCCCGTCGACTCCGGTGGCCGAGGTGTTTCGGGCGGCGCTCGCCGAGTAG